The Papaver somniferum cultivar HN1 chromosome 3, ASM357369v1, whole genome shotgun sequence genome includes a region encoding these proteins:
- the LOC113357897 gene encoding queuine tRNA-ribosyltransferase catalytic subunit 1-like isoform X1, whose translation MQVLARVSSFNPFSTFFSHSVPVCTNLYNPQKYFKKRSLSCLMPVSPTVRTMALKFEVLGRCNRARASKLTLPHFECQTPLFMPVGTQGTIKGLTTSQLEDIGCHIILGNTYHLELRPGSELIDELGGLHNFMNWPRALLTDSGGFQMVSLLHLADITEKGVTFQSPVDGKPMLLTPEESIQIQNRIGADIIMALDDVVKTTVTGPRVEEAMYRTIRWIDRCIAAHRRPDEQNLFGIVQGGLDPDLRDICVKELVKRNLPGYAIGGLSGGEEKDSFWRVVAQCTAALPDDKPRYVMGVGYPLDIVVCSALGADMFDCVYPTRTARFGTALVPEGLLKLKHKVMASDMRPIDPECTCMVCKKYTRAYIHSLVTKDAMGSQLVSYHNLSYMMRLSRDLHMSIIKGCFPEFVCGFLKKMFPKGDIPEWVCDAMEVACIDISTCCFPSKD comes from the exons ATGCAAGTACTCGCGAGAGTTTCCTCATTCAATCCCTTTTCCACATTCTTTTCTCATTCAGTTCCAGTTTGTACTAATCTCTATAACCCCCAAAAGTATTTCAAGAAGCGTAGTTTGAG CTGTTTGATGCCAGTTTCTCCAACTGTTCGAACAATGGCGCTTAAATTCGAG GTTTTGGGTCGGTGTAATCGTGCTCGTGCATCCAAACTTACGCTTCCACACTTTGAGTGTCAGACGCCTCTATTTATGCCTGTTGGAACACAAG GCACAATAAAGGGTTTAACGACTAGCCAACTCGAAGATATCGGCTGTCATATAATACTTGGAAATACCTACCATTTGGAACTTCGTCCTGGTTCAGAGTTGATTGATGAACTTGGAGGCCTGCACAATTTTATGAACTGGCCAAGAGCACTACTTACGGACTCCGGTGGCTTTCAAATG GTCTCTCTGTTGCATTTAGCTGACATCACTGAGAAGGGTGTGACGTTTCAG TCACCTGTCGATGGAAAGCCAATGCTCTTAACACCTGAAGAATCAATACAAATCCAA AATAGAATTGGAGCAGATATCATTATGGCCCTTGACGATGTTGTCAAAACCACTGTTACTGGTCCACGAGTTGAAGAAGCTATGTATCGCACCATACGTTGGATAGACAGATGTATAGCTG CTCACAGGAGACCAGATGAGCAAAATTTGTTTGGTATAGTACAAGGAGGTTTGGATCCAGATCTCAG GGATATATGCGTTAAAGAACTGGTCAAGCGCAATTTACCTGG CTATGCTATTGGTGGTCTTTCAGGCGGCGAAGAAAAAGATTCATTTTGGCGTGTTGTGGCTCAGTGCACTGCAGCTTTGCCCGATGATAAACCCCGATATGTTATG GGTGTTGGATATCCTCTTGATATTGTTGTGTGCAGCGCATTAGGTGCCGACATGTTTGACTGTGTATATCCAACGCGTACGGCTCGTTTTGGAACAGCTCTTGTACCCGAG GGGTTGCTTAAATTAAAGCACAAAGTAATGGCCAGTGATATGCGTCCCATCGATCCAGAATGCACCTGTATG GTCTGCAAGAAGTATACAAGAGCTTATATTCATTCTCTTGTTACAAAAGATGCTATGGGATCTCAGCTTGTATCATATCACAATTTGTCTTACATGATGAGG CTTAGCAGGGACCTACACATGTCCATAATTAAAGGATGCTTCCCAGA GTTTGTTTGTGGCTTTCTGAAGAAGATG TTCCCCAAAGGTGATATTCCAGAATGGGTCTGCGATGCTATGGAGGTTGCCTGTATCGACATCTCTACTTGCTGTTTTCCGTCCAAGGATTAA
- the LOC113357897 gene encoding queuine tRNA-ribosyltransferase catalytic subunit 1-like isoform X2 produces MPVSPTVRTMALKFEVLGRCNRARASKLTLPHFECQTPLFMPVGTQGTIKGLTTSQLEDIGCHIILGNTYHLELRPGSELIDELGGLHNFMNWPRALLTDSGGFQMVSLLHLADITEKGVTFQSPVDGKPMLLTPEESIQIQNRIGADIIMALDDVVKTTVTGPRVEEAMYRTIRWIDRCIAAHRRPDEQNLFGIVQGGLDPDLRDICVKELVKRNLPGYAIGGLSGGEEKDSFWRVVAQCTAALPDDKPRYVMGVGYPLDIVVCSALGADMFDCVYPTRTARFGTALVPEGLLKLKHKVMASDMRPIDPECTCMVCKKYTRAYIHSLVTKDAMGSQLVSYHNLSYMMRLSRDLHMSIIKGCFPEFVCGFLKKMFPKGDIPEWVCDAMEVACIDISTCCFPSKD; encoded by the exons ATGCCAGTTTCTCCAACTGTTCGAACAATGGCGCTTAAATTCGAG GTTTTGGGTCGGTGTAATCGTGCTCGTGCATCCAAACTTACGCTTCCACACTTTGAGTGTCAGACGCCTCTATTTATGCCTGTTGGAACACAAG GCACAATAAAGGGTTTAACGACTAGCCAACTCGAAGATATCGGCTGTCATATAATACTTGGAAATACCTACCATTTGGAACTTCGTCCTGGTTCAGAGTTGATTGATGAACTTGGAGGCCTGCACAATTTTATGAACTGGCCAAGAGCACTACTTACGGACTCCGGTGGCTTTCAAATG GTCTCTCTGTTGCATTTAGCTGACATCACTGAGAAGGGTGTGACGTTTCAG TCACCTGTCGATGGAAAGCCAATGCTCTTAACACCTGAAGAATCAATACAAATCCAA AATAGAATTGGAGCAGATATCATTATGGCCCTTGACGATGTTGTCAAAACCACTGTTACTGGTCCACGAGTTGAAGAAGCTATGTATCGCACCATACGTTGGATAGACAGATGTATAGCTG CTCACAGGAGACCAGATGAGCAAAATTTGTTTGGTATAGTACAAGGAGGTTTGGATCCAGATCTCAG GGATATATGCGTTAAAGAACTGGTCAAGCGCAATTTACCTGG CTATGCTATTGGTGGTCTTTCAGGCGGCGAAGAAAAAGATTCATTTTGGCGTGTTGTGGCTCAGTGCACTGCAGCTTTGCCCGATGATAAACCCCGATATGTTATG GGTGTTGGATATCCTCTTGATATTGTTGTGTGCAGCGCATTAGGTGCCGACATGTTTGACTGTGTATATCCAACGCGTACGGCTCGTTTTGGAACAGCTCTTGTACCCGAG GGGTTGCTTAAATTAAAGCACAAAGTAATGGCCAGTGATATGCGTCCCATCGATCCAGAATGCACCTGTATG GTCTGCAAGAAGTATACAAGAGCTTATATTCATTCTCTTGTTACAAAAGATGCTATGGGATCTCAGCTTGTATCATATCACAATTTGTCTTACATGATGAGG CTTAGCAGGGACCTACACATGTCCATAATTAAAGGATGCTTCCCAGA GTTTGTTTGTGGCTTTCTGAAGAAGATG TTCCCCAAAGGTGATATTCCAGAATGGGTCTGCGATGCTATGGAGGTTGCCTGTATCGACATCTCTACTTGCTGTTTTCCGTCCAAGGATTAA